A stretch of Coraliomargarita sinensis DNA encodes these proteins:
- the dnaX gene encoding DNA polymerase III subunit gamma/tau, with protein MEPGYQVIARRWRPKQFDELVGQDHIVRTLRNAIETNRIAHAYLFVGPRGTGKTSTARLFAKALNAEGGPSVSPDNDSEISQAIMGGSCMDVIEIDGASNNSVEQVRSLREECQFAPAQCTYKIYIIDEVHMLSTAAFNALLKTLEEPPEHVKFFFATTEAHKVLPTIVSRCQRFEFRPISDAVIAEKLAQIAQAEDIKIDDEALKAIALLANGGMRDAQSILDQMISFCGSEITESDVLDVYGLVSADRIAELAKALGSLDFPAIISTVDHFVEEGRDLYRVLVNLEAHCRGALLDAIQNGGKTEKLGTPLSTESIMRMLDALHRGEASVQKGLSEKVNFEVVLLKAAEESRSRAIDSLIKQVAATASTTSTGSGLAGGESGEKKKP; from the coding sequence ATGGAGCCAGGATACCAAGTCATCGCCCGCCGCTGGCGTCCGAAGCAGTTCGACGAACTGGTCGGGCAGGACCATATTGTCCGGACCCTGCGCAATGCGATCGAGACCAACCGCATCGCGCATGCCTATCTGTTCGTCGGCCCCCGTGGTACGGGTAAGACCAGTACGGCCCGGCTCTTTGCCAAGGCCCTGAATGCCGAAGGTGGGCCAAGCGTGAGCCCGGACAATGATTCCGAGATCAGTCAGGCGATCATGGGCGGTTCCTGTATGGACGTGATCGAGATCGATGGTGCCTCCAACAACAGCGTTGAGCAGGTCCGCAGCCTGCGTGAGGAGTGTCAATTCGCACCGGCTCAGTGCACCTATAAGATCTACATTATCGACGAGGTGCACATGCTCTCGACCGCGGCCTTTAATGCTCTGCTCAAGACCCTTGAAGAGCCGCCCGAGCACGTTAAGTTCTTCTTCGCCACCACCGAGGCGCATAAGGTCCTGCCCACTATTGTCTCGCGTTGCCAGCGCTTCGAATTTCGCCCCATCTCCGATGCCGTCATTGCCGAAAAACTCGCGCAGATTGCCCAGGCTGAAGATATTAAAATCGATGACGAAGCACTTAAGGCGATTGCCCTGCTTGCCAATGGCGGCATGCGCGATGCCCAGTCGATTCTCGATCAAATGATTTCTTTCTGTGGAAGCGAGATCACGGAGAGTGATGTGCTCGATGTCTACGGTCTCGTTTCAGCTGATCGAATCGCTGAATTAGCCAAGGCTCTCGGCTCGCTCGATTTTCCGGCCATTATTTCCACGGTCGATCACTTTGTTGAAGAGGGGCGCGACCTCTACCGCGTACTCGTCAACCTTGAAGCTCACTGTCGTGGCGCTTTGCTCGATGCCATCCAAAATGGCGGGAAAACCGAGAAGCTGGGCACCCCGCTGAGCACGGAATCGATCATGCGGATGCTCGACGCGCTACACCGCGGGGAAGCCTCCGTTCAGAAAGGACTTTCCGAGAAAGTGAACTTTGAGGTGGTCCTGCTCAAGGCGGCCGAAGAGTCCCGTTCCCGGGCCATCGATAGTTTGATCAAGCAGGTTGCCGCGACGGCATCGACCACTTCGACAGGTTCAGGGCTGGCAGGCGGGGAGTCCGGCGAAAAAAAAAAGCCCTAG